One region of Halohasta litchfieldiae genomic DNA includes:
- a CDS encoding 60S ribosomal export protein NMD3, with protein MSESRDFCPQCGDPVAERAEPRPGEPREADAVLCDGCYFEDFDLIDAPDRVQVTLCGRCGAVHRGNRWVDLGAVDYTDVAIDAVSEALSIHINAEDIEWGVEPEQVDETTIRMHCTFSGVVRGTPISEQLVVPVRIAKEVCDRCGRIAGGYFASILQIRAEDRPVRPEEASEAIEIAESYVAKKEQDGDREAFITTVDRSNEAGPNVKLSTNKLGQATANRITDRFGGTVHDYPTLVTEDGDGNEVYRVTFVARLPKYTPGDVIVPEDDEGPVLVTSAHDRLKGKRLLSGERYEASHEDGTTPDVEKIGRLDDAVDTTVVTVEDEHAVQILDPETYEAKTVSRPDYFEPDDTVPVLKHGTNVYILPEETV; from the coding sequence ATGAGCGAGTCACGCGATTTCTGTCCGCAGTGTGGCGATCCGGTCGCCGAGCGGGCCGAGCCACGCCCCGGCGAGCCACGCGAGGCGGATGCAGTGCTCTGCGATGGTTGTTATTTCGAGGATTTCGACCTGATCGACGCCCCGGACCGCGTTCAGGTGACACTCTGTGGTCGGTGTGGCGCGGTCCACCGCGGCAACCGGTGGGTCGATCTGGGTGCTGTCGACTACACTGATGTCGCCATCGACGCCGTCAGCGAGGCACTCTCGATCCACATCAACGCCGAAGACATCGAATGGGGTGTCGAACCCGAACAGGTCGACGAGACGACGATCCGAATGCACTGTACGTTCTCGGGTGTCGTCCGTGGCACCCCGATCAGTGAACAACTGGTCGTCCCGGTCCGCATTGCCAAGGAAGTTTGTGACCGGTGTGGCCGGATAGCCGGCGGCTACTTCGCCAGTATCCTCCAAATACGCGCCGAGGACCGTCCGGTTCGACCTGAGGAGGCCAGCGAAGCCATCGAGATCGCCGAATCCTACGTCGCTAAAAAGGAGCAAGATGGAGATAGGGAGGCGTTCATTACCACGGTCGACCGGAGCAACGAGGCCGGACCCAACGTCAAACTGTCGACGAACAAACTCGGTCAGGCGACCGCCAACCGGATCACCGATCGGTTCGGCGGCACCGTCCACGACTACCCGACGCTCGTCACCGAAGACGGCGACGGCAACGAAGTGTATCGGGTCACCTTCGTCGCCCGACTCCCGAAATACACCCCCGGCGACGTGATCGTCCCCGAGGACGACGAGGGGCCAGTGCTCGTCACGAGCGCCCACGACCGCCTCAAAGGCAAACGTCTCCTCTCGGGCGAGCGCTACGAGGCCAGCCACGAAGACGGTACCACCCCGGATGTCGAAAAGATCGGTCGCCTCGACGACGCCGTCGACACCACTGTCGTCACTGTCGAGGACGAACACGCTGTCCAGATTCTCGATCCCGAAACGTACGAAGCCAAAACGGTCAGTCGACCCGACTACTTCGAACCGGACGACACTGTCCCCGTCCTCAAACATGGGACTA
- a CDS encoding phosphoribosyltransferase, which translates to MAFTNRTTGGQQLAARLVEMGVDADLVCAIPRGGLPVGRAVADRLDVPLDVVVASKLGAPSNPELAIGAVAGDGSYWLNDDLVDQLGVSDDYIQQERDTEAEVARQKIADYRGGEPLPDVSGKRVVLVDDGIATEATAMACLRQLQATDATEVILAVPVAPPSARAELSDEADRVVIVDEPRPFQAVGRHYREFGQVTDREAIDLLEQ; encoded by the coding sequence ATGGCATTCACCAACCGAACAACAGGTGGCCAACAGCTCGCCGCCCGGCTGGTCGAAATGGGCGTCGACGCCGACCTCGTCTGTGCGATCCCCCGCGGCGGACTCCCCGTCGGCCGCGCGGTCGCCGACCGCCTCGACGTTCCCCTCGACGTGGTCGTCGCATCCAAACTCGGTGCGCCATCGAACCCCGAACTCGCTATCGGTGCGGTGGCTGGCGACGGGAGCTACTGGCTCAACGACGACCTCGTCGACCAACTCGGGGTGAGCGACGACTACATCCAACAGGAACGCGACACGGAGGCCGAAGTCGCCCGACAGAAGATCGCTGACTACCGTGGCGGCGAGCCACTCCCCGATGTGAGTGGCAAACGCGTGGTCTTGGTCGACGACGGCATCGCAACCGAGGCGACCGCGATGGCCTGCCTCCGCCAACTGCAGGCGACCGACGCCACGGAAGTGATCCTCGCGGTGCCGGTTGCCCCACCCTCCGCACGCGCCGAACTCAGTGACGAGGCCGACCGCGTGGTGATCGTCGACGAACCGCGTCCGTTCCAGGCAGTCGGCCGCCACTACCGGGAGTTCGGCCAAGTCACAGACAGGGAGGCTATCGACCTCCTCGAACAGTGA
- the htpX gene encoding zinc metalloprotease HtpX — protein sequence MKWSTDWGLRGRMGLTMFLLFALYIVFIGILVTVTNAGMLTIVVMMGAFSFVQYFFSDKMALYSMGARVVDENEEPELHRMVERLCQQADLPKPQVAVADSQVPNAFATGRNQKNATVAVTTGLMRTLNQEELEGVMAHELAHIKNRDVMVMTIASFLSTIAFIVVRWGWLFGGNGRNQAPVYVAILASLVVWVISFFLIRALSRYREYSADRGAASITGNPAALASALMSISGRMDKVPQDDLREQAEMNAFFIIPIRSGFIGKIASTHPPTEKRIEKLRELEREQELA from the coding sequence ATGAAATGGTCGACCGATTGGGGACTGCGTGGCCGAATGGGACTGACAATGTTCCTTCTGTTCGCCCTGTATATCGTATTTATAGGAATTCTCGTCACAGTTACCAACGCTGGAATGTTGACAATTGTTGTCATGATGGGGGCGTTCTCGTTCGTCCAGTACTTCTTCAGCGACAAGATGGCACTGTACAGCATGGGTGCGCGGGTCGTCGACGAAAACGAGGAACCCGAACTCCATCGGATGGTCGAGCGGCTCTGCCAGCAGGCAGATCTGCCGAAGCCACAGGTCGCAGTTGCTGACTCGCAAGTTCCAAACGCGTTTGCAACCGGCCGGAACCAAAAGAACGCGACGGTCGCCGTCACGACCGGGCTGATGCGAACGCTCAATCAGGAAGAGTTGGAGGGTGTCATGGCCCACGAACTCGCCCACATCAAAAACCGCGACGTGATGGTAATGACGATTGCCTCGTTTTTGTCGACAATCGCGTTCATTGTCGTCCGGTGGGGCTGGCTGTTCGGCGGCAATGGCCGGAATCAGGCCCCCGTCTACGTGGCCATCCTCGCTTCGCTTGTCGTCTGGGTGATTTCGTTTTTCCTGATCCGGGCGCTCAGCCGCTACCGCGAATACTCCGCCGACCGCGGTGCGGCCTCGATCACCGGCAACCCTGCCGCGCTCGCCTCCGCACTGATGTCGATCAGTGGGCGAATGGACAAGGTTCCGCAGGATGACCTCCGAGAGCAGGCTGAGATGAACGCCTTCTTTATCATCCCGATTCGGTCGGGTTTTATCGGCAAGATCGCAAGCACGCATCCACCCACTGAAAAACGGATCGAGAAACTCCGCGAACTCGAACGCGAGCAGGAACTGGCCTAG
- a CDS encoding SHOCT domain-containing protein: MSDWSSWLKSNQAMAVIVLIFGGFVAIATLALVVGLVITLSGINAGLGFSALFMLLMLCYLGFQYVQDDLDGETTQPADTEAVDPVTELEGRYVRGELSDEEFEHRLETIVETEDKIDRAAETDDEPARSREVETETR, translated from the coding sequence ATGAGCGACTGGTCCTCGTGGCTCAAATCAAACCAAGCCATGGCGGTAATCGTACTCATCTTCGGCGGCTTTGTCGCCATCGCCACGCTCGCACTCGTGGTTGGACTGGTGATCACGCTGTCGGGAATCAATGCCGGGCTCGGGTTTAGTGCGCTGTTTATGCTACTGATGCTCTGCTATTTGGGATTCCAGTACGTGCAGGACGATCTCGACGGAGAAACCACTCAGCCAGCAGACACCGAGGCGGTCGACCCGGTTACCGAACTCGAAGGACGGTACGTCCGTGGCGAACTCAGTGACGAAGAGTTCGAACACCGACTGGAGACGATTGTCGAAACCGAAGACAAGATCGACCGAGCCGCAGAGACGGACGACGAGCCAGCCCGAAGCCGGGAAGTCGAAACCGAGACGCGCTAA
- a CDS encoding PhzF family phenazine biosynthesis protein gives MPTRRMALVDAFTTDPLSGNAAGVIPDAEGLSDHQQQAIARELSVSETAFLSSSAEADRQLRYFTPTQEISLCGHATIAAHALLHEEGVIEAGSHSLQTDSGVLEVEIDDDGTVWMQQESSTVTECDIDYDRLADALGTDPATLQDVGADIPVARASTGLPVLIVPINFLESLGGLQPDLAAIERLSEAHDVAGIYVFTFDTLSTDATAHGRFFAPAVGVDEDPVTGTASGACAAYLDSVGSAAFDELDDELRFEQGQFLDRGGLVRVRLERAGSDGFVWVGGRAVTTVDGTLTVPEDDVDEIIEA, from the coding sequence ATGCCTACACGACGGATGGCGCTTGTCGACGCCTTCACGACCGACCCGCTGTCGGGCAACGCCGCAGGCGTGATCCCCGACGCCGAGGGGCTTTCGGACCACCAGCAGCAGGCAATCGCCCGCGAACTCTCGGTCAGCGAAACCGCCTTTCTATCCTCCTCAGCGGAGGCCGATAGACAACTCCGGTATTTCACGCCCACACAGGAGATCTCGCTGTGTGGCCATGCCACGATTGCCGCCCACGCACTGCTCCACGAGGAGGGTGTCATCGAGGCCGGTAGTCACAGCCTCCAGACCGACAGCGGCGTCTTGGAGGTCGAGATCGACGATGACGGCACCGTCTGGATGCAACAGGAGTCGTCGACGGTCACCGAATGCGATATCGACTACGACCGATTGGCCGACGCCCTCGGTACCGACCCAGCAACCTTGCAGGATGTCGGTGCGGATATCCCGGTCGCCCGCGCCTCGACCGGGCTACCCGTGTTGATCGTTCCGATCAACTTCTTGGAGTCGTTGGGCGGTCTCCAACCGGATCTCGCGGCCATCGAACGGCTCTCGGAGGCTCACGACGTGGCCGGGATCTACGTCTTCACGTTCGATACCCTGTCGACCGACGCAACTGCTCACGGTCGGTTTTTTGCCCCCGCGGTCGGGGTCGACGAAGATCCAGTTACGGGCACTGCAAGCGGAGCCTGTGCGGCGTATCTGGATTCGGTCGGCTCGGCGGCGTTCGACGAACTCGACGACGAACTCCGCTTCGAGCAGGGTCAGTTCCTCGACCGGGGTGGACTGGTTCGGGTACGACTGGAGCGTGCGGGCAGCGATGGGTTCGTTTGGGTGGGTGGACGGGCAGTAACGACAGTCGACGGCACGCTCACGGTCCCCGAAGACGACGTCGACGAGATCATCGAAGCATAG
- a CDS encoding helix-turn-helix transcriptional regulator — translation MRRRLVWIGLLIVVCVGLIAAGAAATDHTGPYQLQADQPEPDNTVTRIALQSTGDAVWTIRFRTRLATTEDVDEYESFQAEFADNSSRYLDPFEERMTAVVDGAADQYDREMRAVDFEASTTIQEVPRRWGVVSFQFRWEGFAAETDGKLAVGDVFAGGFYIGEGDVLELAAPDGYRIAEVDPTPDEAEGGVVQWNGREDFADGRPQLLAAPEAGATGGEGGTLPGGTTGVVAGVIGLAMLVSLGVLAVRRTRSTDEPPTDSTDRQSDEATATQTDASADSTPRGHDLVTNETQVVDLLDQHDGQLKQADIVDSLDWSKSKTSRVLSELADDGTVEKLRIGRENVIRLQTDE, via the coding sequence ATGCGACGCCGTCTCGTTTGGATCGGCCTCTTGATTGTCGTCTGTGTCGGCCTGATCGCCGCGGGGGCGGCCGCGACCGACCACACCGGCCCCTACCAGCTGCAGGCCGACCAGCCCGAGCCCGACAACACCGTCACCCGGATCGCCCTCCAGTCCACCGGCGACGCGGTCTGGACGATCAGGTTCCGCACGCGGCTCGCGACCACTGAAGACGTCGACGAGTACGAGTCGTTTCAGGCCGAGTTCGCCGATAACTCCAGTCGGTATCTCGACCCCTTCGAAGAGCGGATGACCGCGGTCGTCGACGGAGCGGCCGACCAGTACGACCGTGAGATGCGGGCGGTCGACTTCGAGGCCTCGACGACTATCCAGGAGGTCCCCCGCCGCTGGGGGGTTGTCAGCTTCCAGTTCCGCTGGGAGGGGTTTGCTGCTGAAACCGATGGGAAGCTGGCCGTCGGCGACGTGTTCGCCGGTGGTTTTTATATTGGCGAGGGTGACGTACTCGAACTCGCCGCGCCCGATGGCTATCGGATCGCCGAGGTCGACCCGACTCCTGATGAGGCCGAAGGCGGTGTCGTCCAGTGGAACGGACGCGAGGACTTCGCAGACGGTCGTCCGCAACTCCTCGCGGCACCCGAAGCCGGGGCGACTGGCGGCGAAGGTGGCACGCTGCCGGGCGGGACCACCGGCGTGGTCGCTGGCGTGATCGGTCTCGCTATGCTCGTCTCGCTCGGCGTGCTGGCAGTCCGGCGCACGCGGTCGACCGATGAGCCACCGACCGATAGTACTGACCGACAGTCCGACGAAGCGACAGCCACGCAGACCGATGCTAGCGCTGATTCGACCCCGCGTGGCCACGACCTCGTAACCAACGAGACACAGGTGGTCGACCTTCTGGACCAACATGACGGCCAGCTGAAACAGGCCGATATCGTCGACTCTCTCGACTGGTCGAAATCCAAAACCTCCCGTGTGCTCTCGGAGCTGGCCGACGACGGAACGGTCGAAAAGCTCCGCATTGGCAGAGAAAACGTGATTCGGCTCCAGACTGATGAGTAG
- a CDS encoding DUF7096 domain-containing protein: MRVTQLLAVLVALSLVVGSVPAAAMASTASVSTPQLNQVQDETNSTSQSNSTNNTDQSDETNTTNQSDRLRASTGQQLSTVLEVTDDEVTNAIEESSAEAAFASAAETERASLLASRASTLRDRTAELVDDRRAATAAYENGTLSASEYAQRIAVLSGQASTVSVAFDRLDQRAASVPAAELEAAGYDAEANAEAQSRLQSLTGSSARALLSQYTGLTSGEFSVDRADGVSIEVESDDGEQSREFERDQPGDGSFVISQREAVTTAQDALSTDRDGEWTLQSAERDSDGYFELEFGFSGPTHTGEAEVSVDGQTGEIFEFEEELEPRDLDDDDDAEDETSLSITVVSGEPAPGATVTLQVTAAGEPVAGAEVEIDDQIVGTTDDNGQLTVTLPDDDEVDIEVEDGDREGELELSLGADREEADDDDDENDGDESDELSVSVVSGDPAPNATVTIEVTQNDKPVADASVTVNDEPLGVTDENGQLTITLPDDEEVDIEVESGDSEGELDFEFETDEQDREDDADEADDEDEDEDEDDDDDEDVEDEDDDEDVEDEDDEDDN, translated from the coding sequence ATGAGAGTAACACAACTGCTTGCCGTGCTGGTGGCGTTGAGCCTCGTGGTCGGCTCGGTCCCCGCCGCCGCAATGGCGAGCACAGCCTCGGTCAGCACACCCCAACTGAACCAAGTTCAGGACGAGACGAACAGCACCAGCCAGTCGAACAGCACGAACAACACTGATCAGTCCGACGAGACGAACACCACCAACCAGTCGGATCGGCTGCGTGCAAGCACGGGCCAACAGCTTTCGACCGTGCTCGAAGTCACCGATGACGAGGTAACTAACGCTATTGAGGAGTCCTCGGCTGAAGCCGCCTTTGCGTCGGCGGCCGAGACCGAGCGAGCCAGCCTTCTGGCCTCGCGGGCGTCGACACTCCGTGATCGCACCGCCGAACTCGTCGACGACCGACGTGCGGCGACCGCTGCCTACGAGAACGGAACCCTCTCGGCCAGCGAGTACGCCCAGCGGATCGCCGTACTGAGCGGCCAAGCCTCGACGGTCAGTGTCGCTTTTGATCGGCTCGACCAGCGAGCTGCAAGCGTTCCAGCAGCCGAACTGGAGGCTGCGGGCTACGATGCTGAGGCGAACGCCGAGGCACAAAGCCGGCTGCAGTCGCTGACCGGCTCCAGTGCGCGAGCCCTACTCAGTCAGTATACGGGCCTCACCAGCGGCGAGTTCAGCGTCGACCGCGCCGACGGCGTCTCCATCGAGGTCGAAAGCGACGACGGCGAACAGAGCCGCGAGTTCGAGCGTGACCAGCCCGGCGACGGCAGCTTCGTCATCAGCCAACGCGAGGCAGTCACAACCGCCCAAGACGCGTTGTCGACCGACCGTGACGGCGAGTGGACGCTCCAGTCGGCCGAACGCGACAGTGATGGCTACTTCGAACTCGAATTCGGCTTCTCCGGCCCGACCCACACGGGCGAAGCCGAAGTGAGTGTCGACGGCCAGACCGGCGAGATCTTCGAGTTCGAAGAGGAGCTCGAACCGCGTGATCTGGACGATGACGACGACGCAGAAGACGAAACATCGCTCTCGATCACGGTTGTCTCGGGTGAGCCAGCCCCCGGCGCAACGGTGACACTACAGGTGACCGCGGCGGGCGAGCCGGTCGCCGGTGCCGAGGTCGAAATCGACGATCAGATCGTCGGGACGACCGACGACAACGGCCAACTGACCGTGACACTGCCGGACGATGACGAGGTCGACATCGAGGTCGAAGACGGCGACCGAGAGGGCGAACTGGAACTCTCGCTCGGAGCCGACCGCGAGGAAGCTGACGACGATGACGACGAAAATGACGGAGACGAAAGCGACGAGCTCTCGGTGAGTGTCGTCTCTGGAGATCCAGCACCGAACGCGACGGTCACTATCGAAGTCACACAGAACGACAAGCCGGTTGCGGACGCCTCGGTGACGGTGAACGACGAGCCTCTCGGAGTGACCGATGAGAACGGCCAGCTCACGATTACGCTGCCCGACGATGAGGAGGTCGACATCGAAGTCGAGTCCGGTGACAGCGAGGGCGAACTCGATTTCGAGTTCGAAACCGATGAGCAGGATCGAGAAGACGATGCTGACGAAGCGGACGATGAGGATGAAGACGAGGATGAGGACGACGATGACGACGAAGACGTTGAGGATGAAGATGACGACGAAGACGTTGAGGATGAAGATGACGAGGATGACAACTAA
- a CDS encoding DUF7345 domain-containing protein — translation MAERRLRTVALAVTMVVLVATGGSAVAAASSAATTAENPTEPAFVVDLQPDGDATVTLVVVYDLADDSDQQAFNALRDDPSEITSEFEQRLSQIAARTATETGREMSVSGVEAGFETVDERGVIRVSAQWQQLADVSGDQLTLSEPFASEFQPDRLFVVNSPEGYELTETSHAPAEGTDGSAQWSSGATLSGFSTTFTADGSASTDESLPTPLATLLALGLLTAVGYAGRQRLRQR, via the coding sequence ATGGCTGAGCGTCGACTCCGTACGGTGGCACTCGCAGTCACAATGGTCGTTCTCGTGGCGACCGGCGGCTCGGCTGTCGCCGCAGCCAGTTCGGCAGCAACGACGGCCGAGAACCCGACCGAACCAGCGTTCGTCGTCGACCTCCAACCGGATGGCGACGCGACGGTAACGCTGGTTGTAGTCTACGATCTGGCCGACGACAGCGACCAGCAGGCCTTCAATGCGCTCCGGGACGATCCATCCGAGATCACCAGCGAGTTCGAGCAGCGACTCTCACAGATCGCAGCCCGGACCGCCACCGAGACCGGCCGTGAGATGTCAGTCAGTGGTGTCGAGGCTGGGTTCGAAACCGTCGACGAACGGGGTGTTATCAGAGTCTCCGCACAGTGGCAGCAGCTCGCAGACGTCTCGGGCGACCAGCTGACACTCAGCGAGCCGTTCGCCAGCGAGTTCCAACCGGACCGGCTGTTCGTGGTCAACTCACCGGAGGGCTACGAACTCACCGAAACAAGCCACGCGCCAGCCGAAGGGACCGACGGCTCTGCACAGTGGAGTAGTGGAGCAACCCTCTCGGGATTCAGCACCACGTTTACGGCCGATGGATCGGCCAGCACGGATGAATCGCTGCCGACACCCTTGGCGACACTACTCGCGCTGGGGCTCCTGACCGCGGTCGGCTACGCTGGCCGACAGCGGCTCCGCCAACGGTAA
- a CDS encoding PLP-dependent cysteine synthase family protein, with protein MDHSILDTIGSPLVEVDAPDGATIAAKLESRNPGGSAKDRPALWMVEDAEETGRLSPGDTIVEPTSGNTGIGMAMVGAAKGYDVQIVMPASKSPERRSIMKAYGAELELVDGDISTAKDRADELEAEKGYIQLRQFDNPANPEAHYETTGLEILDQIGDRTVDALVAGVGTGGTITGIGRRLVEEFPGIEIIAVEPDDSAVISGEEPTGDSFQGMGPGFISPNLETDLLDGVEIVSAPAAEAECRRLASEEGIFVGQSSGASNLAAKRVAERLAESETDDPLVITVYWDSGERYMSTGMFDAQ; from the coding sequence ATGGACCACAGTATTCTCGACACCATCGGCTCGCCACTGGTCGAAGTCGACGCCCCCGACGGCGCGACGATTGCGGCCAAACTCGAATCGCGGAACCCCGGCGGCTCGGCCAAGGACCGACCCGCACTCTGGATGGTCGAAGACGCAGAGGAGACAGGTCGACTCTCGCCCGGCGATACTATTGTCGAACCGACAAGCGGTAACACCGGAATCGGGATGGCGATGGTCGGTGCCGCCAAAGGCTACGACGTCCAGATCGTGATGCCAGCCTCGAAATCCCCCGAGCGCCGCTCGATTATGAAGGCCTACGGCGCAGAACTCGAACTCGTCGACGGCGACATCTCGACGGCCAAAGATCGGGCTGACGAACTCGAAGCCGAAAAAGGGTATATCCAACTCCGCCAGTTCGACAATCCCGCCAACCCCGAGGCTCACTACGAGACGACGGGGCTAGAAATCCTCGACCAGATCGGCGACCGGACGGTCGACGCACTCGTCGCAGGTGTCGGCACCGGTGGCACGATTACCGGAATCGGTCGACGATTAGTAGAGGAGTTCCCCGGAATCGAGATCATCGCCGTCGAACCCGACGATTCGGCCGTTATTTCGGGCGAAGAACCCACCGGCGACAGTTTTCAGGGAATGGGTCCCGGCTTTATTAGCCCGAATCTGGAGACCGATCTACTGGATGGTGTCGAGATCGTCTCGGCTCCGGCGGCCGAAGCCGAGTGTCGACGGCTCGCCAGCGAGGAAGGCATTTTCGTCGGCCAGTCCAGCGGGGCCTCGAACCTCGCGGCCAAACGTGTTGCCGAGCGACTCGCTGAGTCGGAGACCGACGACCCACTCGTGATCACGGTCTACTGGGACAGCGGCGAACGCTACATGTCGACCGGGATGTTCGACGCCCAGTAG
- a CDS encoding thioredoxin family protein gives MELQTMQPNTEWEPAGFQESVAALGADDYTFHVWGGDWCIDCQEQLPDFGAALKAAGVDPADVHHYPVEKEDDGSKTGPGVEEYGIEYIPTVVVEQDGEEIARFVESEAVPIAAYLGKELQAPTKE, from the coding sequence ATGGAACTACAGACGATGCAGCCCAACACGGAGTGGGAGCCAGCAGGCTTCCAAGAGTCAGTTGCCGCGCTCGGAGCCGACGACTACACCTTCCACGTCTGGGGTGGTGACTGGTGTATTGACTGTCAAGAGCAACTGCCGGATTTCGGTGCGGCACTGAAGGCAGCGGGCGTCGACCCCGCCGACGTCCACCATTATCCTGTTGAGAAGGAAGACGACGGCTCGAAAACCGGCCCCGGTGTCGAGGAGTACGGTATCGAGTACATCCCGACAGTGGTCGTCGAACAGGATGGCGAGGAGATTGCCCGGTTCGTCGAATCCGAGGCGGTTCCCATCGCGGCCTATCTCGGCAAAGAGCTGCAGGCACCGACCAAAGAGTGA
- a CDS encoding Glu/Leu/Phe/Val family dehydrogenase, with amino-acid sequence MADHVNPFESLQEQIDVAGKHVDVRSDVLERLKHPERILETTLSVELDDGSIELFRAFRSQFNGDRGPYKGGIRYHPGVNRDEVAALSGWMTYKCAVVDIPYGGGKGGIIIDPKQYSESELERLTRSFAAELRPIIGENKDIPAPDVNTGQREMNWIKDTYETLENTTAPGVITGKAIDSGGSAGRVEATGRSVMLSAREVFNWLGGDLADATVAIQGYGNAGSIAARLIDEAGGTVVAVSDSGGAIYNPEGLDAAAVAETKLETGAVTEHNAPEQLSNEELLTLDVDLLIPAALQNAINESLAEEVRADVIVEAANGPLTPGADRVFAAKDTYVVPDILANAGGVTVSYFEWVQNRQRFSWTEERVNDELERVICEAFDGLIDTYDTKDLDSLRTAAYVVAIDRVVDAYTEGGNWP; translated from the coding sequence ATGGCTGACCATGTCAACCCGTTCGAGAGCCTTCAGGAGCAGATCGACGTTGCTGGCAAGCACGTCGACGTCCGGTCGGATGTGCTCGAACGGCTGAAACATCCCGAGCGTATCCTCGAAACCACGCTTTCGGTCGAACTCGACGACGGTTCGATTGAATTGTTCCGGGCGTTCCGCTCGCAGTTCAACGGTGATCGGGGACCGTACAAAGGTGGTATCCGCTACCATCCCGGTGTCAACCGCGACGAGGTCGCAGCACTCTCCGGCTGGATGACGTACAAATGTGCGGTCGTCGACATCCCGTACGGTGGCGGGAAAGGGGGAATCATCATTGACCCAAAACAGTACAGCGAAAGCGAACTAGAGCGACTCACACGCTCGTTTGCGGCCGAACTCCGCCCCATAATTGGAGAGAACAAAGACATCCCGGCCCCGGATGTCAACACCGGCCAGCGGGAAATGAACTGGATCAAAGACACCTACGAAACCTTAGAGAACACGACCGCACCGGGTGTCATCACGGGGAAAGCAATCGACTCCGGTGGCTCGGCGGGCCGCGTCGAGGCGACCGGACGGTCGGTGATGCTGTCCGCACGCGAGGTGTTCAACTGGCTTGGTGGAGATCTTGCGGACGCAACGGTCGCCATCCAAGGCTACGGCAACGCGGGATCGATTGCTGCACGTCTTATCGACGAGGCGGGTGGGACTGTCGTCGCCGTCTCGGACTCCGGCGGCGCGATTTACAATCCCGAGGGGTTAGATGCCGCCGCGGTCGCCGAGACGAAGCTCGAAACCGGCGCAGTTACCGAACACAACGCTCCTGAACAGCTAAGCAACGAGGAACTACTGACGCTGGACGTCGACCTCCTCATCCCGGCGGCACTCCAGAACGCGATCAACGAATCGCTGGCTGAGGAGGTGCGTGCAGACGTCATCGTCGAGGCCGCAAACGGCCCGCTCACGCCGGGTGCTGATCGCGTGTTCGCGGCAAAAGATACCTACGTTGTCCCCGATATTCTCGCCAACGCTGGTGGGGTTACGGTTTCGTACTTCGAGTGGGTTCAGAACCGCCAACGGTTTTCGTGGACCGAAGAGCGAGTCAACGACGAACTCGAACGGGTGATCTGCGAGGCCTTCGACGGGCTAATCGATACCTACGACACAAAAGACCTCGACTCCCTCCGGACGGCCGCCTACGTCGTCGCCATTGATCGCGTCGTCGACGCCTACACCGAGGGCGGAAACTGGCCGTAA